The genomic interval tgttagtctctcagtcgtgactgactctttgcaaccccacagactgtagcccaccaggctcctctgtccatagaattctccaggcaagaatactcgagtgggttgccattcccttctccagaggttcttcccgactcagggactgaacctaggtctcctgcattgcaggcagattctttaccatctgagccaccaagaagtgCTTTATAATCTCCATAATCTTTATTAGTTTTGCTACAAAACTATAGTACACCAACAAGCATTTGAGGAATTGAATATCTTCCATTAACAGTAGAAAGACAATATAAAGGCAATTATTAATGCAATACATATTTTACAAATCTTCTATAAAAATGGAGCATCTTCCATTTAATCAGTCATTAAGTGTGATTCTGGAAAATAATAGGATAAGCTATCTTATAGGTAAAGGTGGAAAATTGGTTAAACGTCATTTCTTTGAAATAGTAACTCTTCATCTTTTGTAAAAAGGTAGacctgaactgaaggaaaatcaATGTACAATCTTAGAAGGTTGGACTGGTTGCTTAGAAAGATTATCTGTACATGTTGACTTTCTAAGAGTATTCCTGTCCTCTGCCTTGGCTCACTCACCAGCAGCGAGAAGGGGagggctgagtctccatctgagCACAGCTCCTGAAGGACTCTGATAATAACGTgcactgaagaaggcaatggcaccccactccagtactcttgcctggaaaatcccatgaacgggggagcctggtgggctgtagtccatggggtcgctaagagttggagacaactgagcgacttcactttcacttttcacttttatgcattggagaaggaaatggcaacccactccagtgttcttgcctggagaatcccagggacccgggagcctggtgggctgccgtctatggggtcgcacagagtcggacacgactgaagcgacttagcagcagcagcagcagtgtgttacCTGTAGGAAAGTGAGAGGCCAGCCCCAGCTCCCTGTTGCATCCAGCACTTCATCCTTGTATCTCAAACACTCCTTACTGTAACTCCTGGCTGCTCAGTTCTCAGCTGGTTCTTAATTTGTACGTGTGCGTATGTATGTTTCGTTTGGCTCGTATTAtaaacaaatatgaaataaaaacaatttgtATAAAGAGTTGTGGAAATCAGTGATGGATAGTGATTCCATATGAATGGATGTCAATAAAAGAGACATGGGCACAGCTGTGAGGAGATGCGCTGTGAAGTCAGAATGCCTGTGTTCACCCACTGCCAGCCCCCGACGCCCACCGCCGCCTCCCCATGCCCACCAGCCGCCTCCCccacacccaccacccacccGCCTCACGCCCACCAGCCACCTCCCTCACGCCCACAACCCGCCCCCCACCCGTctcccccacgcccacccccgccccccccacgcccccccccaccctccaCGCCCACCGCCGTCCCCCCTCGCGCCCACTGCTGCGGCccccactcccccccaccccgccccgccaaTGCCCACCGCCAGTATGTTCTGAGGAGCTTATGTCACTTCTACGGTTTCTCCCTCTGCAAAATGGTTGCCTTGTATGGTTGTAAGAATCAAATTGATTAACACATGTAAGAAACTCAGAGTAGCATTTATCACACTGTGAACATGATAAAAGTGATAGCACTGTTTGCCAAATAGAATGCCTCTGGTTAACTGGTGTTGCTGATCTCTCCTGCTGGTTTTGATGAGGGCTCCCTGTGGGTCTGACATGTTTGCAAGGACCTCTGGGAATATCTCCAGATCTCAGCTGCTCCAGAGAACCAggttcctccctccttccttcctttcatcttcttctcttccttcatcatcaaatatttattaaccaaATGTTAGGCATGATGCTAGAGTTACATGAGTCAGGCAAACTTGCAACTTCAAGGAACTGACACTTTGgattgaaagaggagagaattCGAGGCACTGAAAACTAAACAGACCATTTCAATGCAGCCTGGTATCACTGTGCTAGAATTAAACACAGGATTCTAGTGGGCTGCCTAGAGGGGCATCTGACCCCGAGTGTGAAGTGGTCTAGGTAGGAGAGGAGATGGACTTGGGCAAAAGCTACCTGGAAAGGTGAAATCTGATTCAGCCTGAGTACTGAAGCATCTTTCAGGAATTAGCCAGACTTGGATGGAAGAGAGGCTGAGGGTGGAGAGAAACGTGCATTAGCCTGTTGAAATGTTTAGAGGTGGCACATTTGGAGGAGATAAGTAGACCCCCGAGTCTAGTGAGGTATGAAGGGGATCAACCGGCAAAGGCCTTTCAGTCCATGCTAAGGTGTTTGGAAGTTTCTCTAAAGCTTGGAAGAGCCACTAGAGATCTTAAGCAGGAAAATGTTAGTAACTCacgtgagtttcagcaaactcctaCATAGTGGGGAATGGATTAGAGGGAGCCCAGATCAGGAGAAAGGAGGCTGGCTGTGAGGATATTCTATCGAGGCATGGGAAGGCAGTGGTAGGAGGTCTATGACGTGGGTAGCATAAGGAAATGCAGTTCTCAGAACTCAGTGGCTGCTCAGgtttggaaaatgaagaaagagggACACATCAGGCTGACGTTTATTGACAAGACTCGGACAGCTGAACCGTGGTGAAGCCTGTCACTGAGATAAACAGCTACAGGTGTGGGGCCACATATAGTCCTTTCTCAGCCTTTCAATATGAACTGCTTGCAGAATGCTTCAATGGAGGCATTTATAGTGTCTGGGAATCAAAATATATGGaatagagaaatagatttagggggcTGGGCATGTGGGTTGTAACTGATAACCTGGGATTATAAGCCAGCCAGCAGGACACGTGTACTGAGCAAGATGCGAATAGACCCAGACAGATGTAGCAGCATCAGCATTTACAGTGTGGTGGGCTCTGCACCTGACAGGTGGGAAGGAAGGAGTACTACGAATCTGATGGCAAAATATCTGGGAGAATATGGGACTGTCCTGGTAAGGAGCTGCAAGCTTCAGAGGAGCAGAGACCCTGCATGTGAACATGCAGCAGCGAAGAGCTAGGTTGTGGAGAGGAAGTTACCACCAGGGAGGCTGTGGCAGGAACTAGGCAGGCACACAGCACGCTGGGGAGGGTTGATGAGGGTGCACACGGTTTAAACAGAACAAAGGTCTGCACTAAACACATACAGCTGACCTTTGAGCAACACGGAGGGGACGGGCACCTGCCCCAGGAAAATCCAGAATCTACACGCAACTTTACAGTCAGCACTCCACATGCACCTCATCTGCATCCTCAGATTAAACCAACCAAGAGTAGTATAGGTCTGTAGTATGCagtcagttaaaaacaaaacaaaaaagtgcgTATTAGTGGAACCAGCACAGTTGAAACCTGTGTTGTTCCAGAGCTAACTGTAGTTGATTGTGAAGAGGATGGTGGAAAAATGGATTGTGGTGAAGTACCTAACCGTGTAGAGATGATCACACAGGAAGAGGAAAGACAGTCACAGAGGTGAGTGCTTAGCAGTGACCCCAAACCAGCAGAGGTCTAATATGAGGACACTCCCAAGGAGCGCAGGCTGAAAAGGAGGTGGAtgaagttttgattttttaattttaaactttctttatttttgctgttgcACATTCATCGCTGACTATATTCcatgcatttaaaatgttttaattaaaattgtattttattgtggtagtttcaggcacagcaaagtgattcagttgtacatatacatgtatctgttctccttcaacttcttttcccatttaggttgttacagaatattgagcagagttccctgtgctgtactgtaGGTTCTGGttagttacccattttaaataaagttgtGTGAGGTGGATGCATTTTGACAAAAGCAGTGTGAGCCTTGGCATCTTGGCACTGAAGAGTTCTCTCCTGGCAGTAGAGGCTTGCTTTAATAAAATGTTCCTGTGCTTGGATTGAATTAGAGGCCTTTCCTTTGTCTCACTGTCGAGAAGCTTGGCAGAGAGTGACTGTAACAGATCCATTCTGCCTCTGCCTGGCCCCTACTTGTTTAGGGATGGGAGTTGTTCATTTCTATGGTGCAATTAAAAGGAGGAAGCAAAGCTTCTTTGAGTACCAACAATTATCCCAGCACTTTGAGGCTCTTGTGTCACCTCATTATATTACACATAAGGAAACAGGTTCATCAGGTGCAAAATGCTCAGACCCCCCGGCTATGAGGTCACAGAGCAAGAATGGTGCCCCGAGACGCCCTTTATTAAATCTtgcagtttagtcactaagtcgtgtccaacacttgcggccccatggactgtagcccgccaagctcctctgtccatgggatttcccaggcaagaacactggagtgggttgccatttccttatccaatgcatgaaagtgaaaagtgaaagtgaagtcgctcagtcgtgtccgactcttagcgaccccatggactgcagcccaccaggctcctccgtccatgggattttctaggcaagagtactggagtggggtgccattgccttctcaagctGGGGGCCATCCTGACACTCCTGAGAACTATCACTGTTACCAAAGAACCAAGTGGCTCATAACTAGGCTGTTTTTCATTCAGCTGTGAATTCTACAAACATTTCCTAAGTGCCATCCAGCTGTCATGCTATTACCAAAAATACTGGCAATACTTGTAACAACTAGCATTTATGGAACAGTTACGGAGCTCTAGACACTATTGAAAGTATGTTACATGTTTTAACTCATTGAAGACTCTCAGCTACCTTTGAAGCAGGTCCCATGACAACCTGCATTATTTTAAAGGTGAGGATACTCATCTTTTTATATTACATTGATACATAGtcctttatat from Bos indicus isolate NIAB-ARS_2022 breed Sahiwal x Tharparkar chromosome 23, NIAB-ARS_B.indTharparkar_mat_pri_1.0, whole genome shotgun sequence carries:
- the LOC139179078 gene encoding uncharacterized protein, which codes for MRCEVRMPVFTHCQPPTPTAASPCPPAASPTPTTHPPHAHQPPPSRPQPAPHPSPPRPPPPPPRPPPPSTPTAVPPRAHCCGPHSPPPRPANAHRQYVLRSLCHFYGFSLCKMVALYGCKNQID